The Pelosinus sp. IPA-1 genome contains a region encoding:
- a CDS encoding ABC transporter ATP-binding protein — MLDLQNISFSYKAQSPVIHNVSLTVNPGDFLAIVGRNGSGKTTLTRLMMTLKKPTKGTILYQGDSVEKYTPAKMAHHIGYVFQNPDRQIFHDTVTEEVSYGPRQLGYTPEQIESFVTEALTLTRLSHLADAYPLTLSKGQKQRVTIASALAMQPKILILDEPTSGQDAREREQLLELLLKLNQQGTTILLVTHDMEFLSACAKRAIVMAKGHKVFDGSTSELFQDTHQLSDWGLIEPTALKISRQLASLGIKQTASIHQLGNDIATMLRRNDPCKQ; from the coding sequence ATGCTCGACCTACAAAATATCTCTTTTTCTTATAAAGCTCAGTCTCCAGTCATTCACAATGTCTCTCTTACAGTAAACCCAGGTGATTTCCTTGCTATCGTAGGTCGTAATGGTAGTGGAAAAACAACTCTAACTCGTCTAATGATGACTTTAAAGAAACCGACCAAAGGAACCATCCTCTATCAGGGCGATAGCGTAGAAAAATATACTCCCGCCAAAATGGCACATCATATTGGTTATGTTTTTCAAAATCCCGATCGGCAAATTTTTCACGACACGGTAACAGAGGAAGTCTCTTATGGGCCAAGGCAACTAGGCTATACCCCAGAGCAAATCGAATCTTTCGTCACGGAAGCTTTGACTCTGACTAGACTTTCTCATTTGGCGGATGCTTATCCCCTCACTTTATCCAAGGGACAAAAACAAAGAGTAACCATTGCTTCTGCATTGGCTATGCAGCCTAAGATATTAATCTTGGATGAGCCAACGAGTGGTCAAGATGCACGAGAGCGGGAACAACTGCTAGAGTTATTATTAAAGCTAAACCAACAAGGAACTACCATACTTCTAGTTACCCATGATATGGAATTCTTATCTGCTTGTGCTAAAAGAGCTATTGTTATGGCAAAAGGGCATAAAGTCTTTGATGGCAGTACTTCTGAATTGTTTCAAGACACTCATCAATTGTCAGATTGGGGCCTTATTGAACCCACAGCCCTTAAGATTTCTCGTCAGCTTGCCTCTTTAGGTATTAAACAAACAGCTTCTATTCACCAATTAGGAAATGACATCGCAACTATGTTAAGGAGGAATGATCCATGCAAACAATAG
- a CDS encoding ABC transporter ATP-binding protein, which produces MLDIALQNFSYAYNHPKKVLDTINLSIEKGSFSAIIGPSGAGKTTLCLAVAGAVPHYYGGSSAGQVQVTGIPTQQSTMQQIALTVGTVLQDYETQLVTMTVEEEVAFSLENIGTDPLKTAVLVKESLNKVGLTGFEKEAVTSLSGGQKQRLVLASVLATNPKILVLDEPTSALDPEGTQSLYKLLSELNKEHGITILVVEHDIATILPYADQFILLEEGKLTISGIPEDVLTFMANHQVFPEAIPPLWQLKLMLEGLTQQPFDPWYTEEDAITQLHHILQEKEDA; this is translated from the coding sequence ATGCTAGATATTGCCCTGCAAAATTTCAGTTATGCTTACAATCACCCTAAAAAAGTTTTAGATACCATTAACCTTTCCATTGAAAAAGGCTCATTTTCTGCAATCATCGGTCCAAGCGGAGCAGGAAAAACAACATTGTGTCTAGCTGTTGCAGGCGCTGTCCCTCACTACTACGGTGGCAGTTCTGCTGGGCAAGTACAGGTAACTGGAATTCCTACACAGCAATCTACTATGCAACAAATCGCTTTAACTGTAGGCACGGTTTTACAGGATTATGAAACCCAATTGGTCACAATGACAGTAGAAGAAGAAGTTGCTTTCAGTCTAGAAAACATAGGTACTGATCCTTTAAAAACTGCAGTTCTTGTAAAAGAATCACTAAATAAAGTCGGTTTGACAGGTTTTGAAAAGGAAGCTGTCACGTCTCTTTCTGGGGGGCAAAAACAACGTCTTGTCCTTGCTAGTGTGCTGGCAACAAATCCTAAAATTCTAGTCCTGGATGAACCAACTTCTGCTCTGGATCCTGAGGGTACCCAGTCACTGTATAAATTGCTAAGTGAGCTTAATAAAGAACATGGAATAACAATATTGGTAGTTGAACATGATATTGCAACCATTCTCCCCTATGCCGATCAGTTTATCCTTTTAGAAGAAGGTAAATTGACCATAAGTGGAATTCCTGAAGACGTACTCACTTTTATGGCAAATCATCAAGTTTTCCCAGAGGCTATTCCACCATTATGGCAGCTTAAACTCATGTTGGAAGGGCTTACGCAACAACCATTTGATCCTTGGTACACCGAAGAAGATGCTATCACCCAACTTCACCATATCTTGCAAGAAAAGGAGGACGCTTAG
- a CDS encoding tryptophan transporter has translation MELQKNETDLIIHEKTKGGRYRWVTITTLLLAIGAILHLVSPSIGGITPNWTIAMYCIAINLTKPTVKQSFGIGLVAAAINIPTSKSAFPYGNLISEPIGAIVCALIVCLSYKISVGNLNIKPAVTGFISTVASGMTFITILKLVLSLPMSVYLYAMIPVVFSVAAANAAITQILYFPAKKLFDTKGDQ, from the coding sequence ATGGAACTTCAAAAAAATGAAACAGATTTAATTATCCATGAAAAAACTAAGGGTGGTAGATACCGCTGGGTTACTATCACAACCCTACTCTTGGCCATTGGAGCAATTCTTCATTTAGTCAGTCCTAGCATTGGCGGAATAACCCCCAACTGGACAATAGCTATGTATTGCATTGCTATCAACTTAACAAAGCCAACCGTTAAACAATCTTTTGGTATCGGTCTTGTGGCCGCTGCAATTAATATTCCTACTTCTAAATCCGCCTTTCCTTATGGTAATTTAATAAGTGAGCCAATTGGTGCTATTGTGTGCGCATTGATCGTCTGCCTCTCCTACAAAATATCTGTAGGAAACTTAAATATTAAGCCTGCAGTTACAGGATTTATCAGTACTGTGGCAAGTGGTATGACTTTTATAACCATATTAAAATTAGTTCTTTCTTTACCTATGTCTGTATATCTTTACGCTATGATTCCTGTCGTATTTTCAGTAGCGGCTGCCAATGCTGCCATTACCCAAATTCTTTATTTCCCTGCCAAAAAGTTATTTGATACGAAAGGTGATCAATAA
- a CDS encoding methyl-accepting chemotaxis protein — MTIRRKIFSGFMVIIGLVFIMSAFTYFKVGELTSYSQETTRDSLYQLELVEELAIDVSNEAVAMRRFNFTGDLADVASFDGHRKYGDDKISKLENSLPSENAQAILATLKKEKLAFDAIAVKSFEAKRANNLEQVGFYMHQAGKPSENSIAATKELILLVKGHVKEKESTSTQKAGEVQLLLVFVSLFVAGVAVVISMYISRGISLPAIMITQAASEITKGNLTADNLGVKSTDELGQLASSFNEMKDKLRQVIQKVANAAEQVTASSQQLTSSADHATQAANQVAASISDVAQSSEMQLVTFTETTNAVQQMSVTIQQIATNANTVAGKSSQASETATKGGESIEKAITQMAQIEKTVNTSAHVIAKLGEQSKEIGQIVSTISGIAGQTNLLALNAAIEAARAGEQGRGFAVVAEEVRKLAEQSQEAAKKIAQLIGEIQGDTADAVLAMNKGTSEVKIGAQVVDIAGRSFQDIAILVLEVSTQIKDISAAIQQIADGSQQIVLSVKEIDTLSKKTSEETQTVSAATQEQSASMEEIAASSQTLGEMAQHLQEIVRQFRC; from the coding sequence ATGACAATTAGAAGGAAAATTTTTAGTGGTTTTATGGTGATAATCGGTTTGGTATTTATCATGAGTGCATTTACATATTTTAAAGTTGGTGAACTTACCTCCTACTCTCAAGAAACAACGAGAGATAGCCTCTATCAACTTGAACTTGTTGAGGAGCTTGCCATTGATGTATCGAATGAAGCTGTAGCTATGCGCCGCTTCAATTTTACAGGAGATCTTGCGGATGTAGCCTCCTTTGATGGGCACCGCAAATATGGTGATGACAAAATCAGTAAGTTAGAAAATTCTTTGCCCTCCGAAAATGCACAAGCTATTCTTGCAACATTAAAAAAAGAAAAACTAGCATTTGATGCAATTGCGGTTAAATCCTTTGAAGCGAAACGCGCTAATAATCTTGAACAGGTTGGCTTCTATATGCATCAGGCTGGCAAACCATCGGAAAATTCGATAGCCGCCACCAAAGAGCTTATTTTGTTAGTCAAAGGTCATGTAAAAGAAAAGGAAAGTACCAGCACACAAAAAGCGGGAGAAGTACAACTTCTATTGGTTTTCGTAAGCCTCTTTGTTGCAGGAGTCGCAGTTGTAATTAGTATGTATATAAGCCGGGGTATCTCCCTGCCTGCAATAATGATTACACAGGCAGCATCAGAAATCACGAAAGGGAACCTGACAGCTGATAATTTGGGAGTAAAGTCTACTGATGAACTAGGCCAACTGGCAAGTTCTTTTAACGAGATGAAAGATAAATTGCGCCAGGTAATCCAAAAAGTTGCTAACGCAGCAGAGCAAGTTACGGCTTCTTCCCAGCAGCTCACATCGAGTGCGGATCATGCAACCCAGGCTGCCAATCAAGTTGCCGCCTCAATCTCCGATGTAGCCCAAAGTTCGGAAATGCAGTTAGTTACCTTTACCGAAACAACAAATGCAGTACAACAAATGTCAGTTACTATACAGCAAATAGCCACTAATGCGAATACAGTCGCTGGAAAATCATCACAAGCTTCTGAAACTGCTACTAAGGGTGGTGAATCTATAGAAAAGGCTATTACGCAAATGGCACAAATCGAAAAAACAGTAAATACATCAGCCCACGTCATTGCAAAACTGGGAGAGCAATCCAAGGAAATTGGACAAATTGTTAGTACTATATCTGGAATTGCAGGACAAACCAATCTCTTAGCATTGAATGCGGCGATAGAAGCCGCGAGAGCCGGCGAACAAGGTCGGGGTTTTGCAGTAGTGGCAGAAGAAGTACGAAAATTAGCAGAACAGTCACAGGAAGCAGCAAAAAAAATCGCCCAACTAATTGGCGAAATCCAGGGCGATACTGCCGATGCCGTCTTAGCTATGAATAAAGGAACGAGTGAAGTTAAAATCGGCGCACAAGTTGTGGATATTGCGGGAAGATCATTCCAAGATATAGCTATCCTGGTACTAGAAGTATCGACTCAAATTAAAGATATTTCTGCCGCTATACAACAAATCGCTGATGGCAGTCAGCAGATTGTATTATCTGTAAAAGAAATCGATACATTAAGTAAGAAAACCTCTGAAGAAACGCAAACCGTATCTGCTGCTACCCAGGAACAATCTGCATCCATGGAAGAAATTGCGGCTTCAAGCCAAACACTGGGAGAAATGGCACAACATTTGCAAGAAATCGTTCGCCAATTCCGCTGCTAG
- a CDS encoding MBL fold metallo-hydrolase produces MPCYMENQVKIQMLTLDVDMFGVQSKVHPTLIWDQTGATLVDAGFPGQFEQLMQAVTKAGVPFTQIKRVIITHQDWDHIGTVPAIALASNEVKIYAHSNEKPYLEGAIPYLKMTPEKIAVRVQSLPEAMRAKAAAIFESIPTFSIDQVLADGDKLPFHEIEIIHTPGHTPGHVCLYVKSHRLLIAGDQLRIENDCLVGPAEMYTPDMPTALQSLKKLVAYDIEHVICYHGGMYGPKASIRIAELANT; encoded by the coding sequence GTGCCCTGTTACATGGAAAATCAAGTAAAGATCCAAATGCTTACCCTCGATGTTGATATGTTTGGAGTACAAAGTAAAGTACATCCTACTTTGATTTGGGATCAAACTGGAGCAACTCTTGTGGATGCTGGATTCCCAGGCCAATTTGAACAATTAATGCAAGCAGTAACCAAGGCGGGTGTCCCCTTTACCCAAATTAAACGTGTTATCATTACCCACCAAGACTGGGATCATATTGGCACCGTCCCCGCTATTGCTTTGGCAAGTAATGAAGTAAAGATTTATGCTCACTCCAATGAAAAACCTTATCTTGAAGGCGCTATACCTTATCTAAAAATGACTCCCGAAAAAATAGCAGTTAGAGTCCAATCACTTCCTGAGGCAATGCGAGCAAAAGCCGCAGCTATCTTCGAGAGCATCCCCACTTTCTCCATTGATCAAGTTCTAGCTGATGGAGACAAACTTCCTTTTCATGAAATTGAAATTATACATACCCCAGGTCATACTCCTGGTCATGTGTGTTTATACGTTAAATCTCATCGATTACTTATTGCCGGTGATCAATTGCGTATAGAAAATGACTGTCTTGTAGGTCCAGCTGAAATGTATACTCCCGATATGCCTACTGCATTACAATCTCTAAAGAAACTAGTTGCCTATGATATAGAGCATGTAATCTGCTATCATGGTGGTATGTATGGCCCTAAAGCCTCCATCCGAATTGCTGAACTTGCCAATACATAG
- a CDS encoding helix-turn-helix domain-containing protein: protein MIKFQGTEYQCSMELTLDLIGGKWKALILWHLGENTLRFSELKKTLPQITQKMLTQQLRDLESHGLVHRFIHTQIPPKVEYSLTDAGKSLLPILSTLCQWGLNYANDTELTENQVNQTCI, encoded by the coding sequence ATGATAAAATTTCAAGGTACGGAATACCAGTGTTCCATGGAGCTAACCTTAGATTTGATTGGCGGAAAATGGAAAGCCTTAATCCTTTGGCATTTAGGTGAAAACACCTTACGATTCAGCGAACTAAAAAAAACCTTGCCTCAAATTACGCAGAAAATGTTAACACAGCAGCTAAGAGACTTAGAAAGTCATGGTCTTGTACATAGATTCATCCATACCCAAATTCCGCCGAAAGTAGAATATTCTCTTACAGATGCAGGGAAAAGTCTTTTGCCAATCTTAAGTACTTTATGCCAATGGGGACTTAATTATGCAAATGACACGGAGCTAACCGAAAATCAAGTAAACCAAACCTGTATATAA
- a CDS encoding nitroreductase family protein yields the protein MMIKNETLSVIKNRRSIRAYKEEQITDEELQAVLEAGLYAPSAMNQQCWHFTILQNKEIMNQISESSKLVAKTFDNEHLQKLANNEKFHIYYGAPTVIIISGEEKALMSDVDCAAATENMLLAAEAIGLGACWINFTRFAFASDKAEYYRKTLAIPEGYSPFYSITLGYKKVETLNAPPRKENIVNYVK from the coding sequence ATGATGATAAAAAATGAAACTTTAAGTGTAATTAAAAACCGGAGAAGTATAAGAGCCTATAAAGAGGAGCAAATAACAGACGAAGAATTACAAGCTGTACTAGAAGCTGGACTCTACGCACCGAGTGCCATGAATCAACAGTGCTGGCATTTTACCATTTTGCAAAATAAAGAAATTATGAACCAAATCAGTGAAAGCTCTAAGTTGGTTGCCAAGACTTTTGATAATGAGCATTTGCAAAAATTAGCTAACAATGAAAAATTTCACATTTATTATGGGGCTCCTACAGTAATTATCATTTCAGGAGAGGAGAAAGCCCTAATGAGTGATGTGGATTGTGCTGCGGCAACGGAAAATATGTTGCTAGCTGCAGAAGCCATCGGGTTGGGGGCTTGTTGGATCAATTTTACTAGATTTGCTTTTGCTAGTGATAAAGCTGAATATTATAGAAAAACACTAGCAATTCCTGAAGGGTATAGCCCATTTTATTCTATTACACTAGGCTACAAAAAAGTTGAAACCTTGAATGCACCTCCTAGAAAAGAAAATATTGTGAATTACGTTAAGTAA
- a CDS encoding PLP-dependent aspartate aminotransferase family protein has protein sequence MKIETKAIHLGHEVDPLTGAIAAPLHLSTTFEREADGSYPRGHIYTRLSNPNRDALEKCLAGLEGGEGAVAFASGLAAIMNVFQALSPNDHVIASQDLYHGTTHILQDILEPWGLQVSFVDVTDLDQLEGAIQENTKIIYFETPSNPLLKITDISRVAAIAHRIGALCVCDNTWPTPILQRPLELGADIVVHSTTKYFGGHSDVLGGAVISKVKDAFFDRIRMLQQIGGAVPAPFDCWLVLRGIQTLCCRMKNHSESAFAIAKFLDKHPNVEKVYYPGLANHPGHDIVLKQMSQFGGMLSFQIKGDKEEALAFTGRLRIIRRATSLGGVESLIEHRASIEGPQSKTPDNLLRFSVGLENVDDLLTDLDEALTKKE, from the coding sequence ATGAAGATTGAAACCAAGGCCATTCATCTTGGTCATGAGGTAGACCCATTAACGGGAGCCATTGCTGCTCCGCTGCACTTATCAACTACTTTTGAAAGAGAAGCAGATGGAAGCTATCCTCGTGGCCATATCTATACTCGCTTAAGTAATCCAAATCGAGATGCACTAGAAAAATGTTTAGCAGGGTTAGAGGGAGGAGAAGGAGCTGTTGCCTTTGCCTCTGGATTGGCAGCGATTATGAACGTATTCCAGGCATTATCGCCTAATGATCACGTCATTGCCTCTCAGGACTTGTACCATGGAACTACCCATATCTTACAAGACATATTAGAACCATGGGGGTTACAGGTTAGTTTTGTAGACGTAACCGATTTGGACCAATTAGAAGGGGCTATTCAGGAGAATACAAAGATCATATATTTTGAAACGCCTTCTAATCCTTTATTAAAAATAACGGATATTAGTAGAGTTGCGGCTATTGCACATCGGATTGGGGCTCTTTGTGTCTGCGATAACACTTGGCCAACACCAATACTACAAAGACCCCTTGAACTAGGGGCTGATATTGTTGTTCATTCTACTACAAAATATTTTGGCGGGCATAGTGATGTCTTAGGCGGCGCAGTTATCAGCAAAGTTAAGGATGCATTTTTTGATCGAATTCGCATGTTACAGCAAATCGGTGGAGCGGTTCCCGCCCCTTTTGATTGTTGGCTGGTACTACGAGGGATTCAGACATTATGTTGTCGGATGAAAAATCATTCAGAAAGTGCCTTTGCCATAGCTAAATTTTTAGATAAACATCCTAATGTGGAAAAGGTTTATTATCCAGGACTTGCCAACCATCCAGGGCATGATATCGTCCTTAAGCAGATGAGTCAGTTTGGTGGGATGCTATCTTTTCAAATTAAAGGTGACAAAGAAGAGGCCTTAGCATTTACAGGACGTTTAAGAATTATTCGACGAGCTACTAGCTTGGGTGGCGTAGAAAGTTTGATCGAGCATCGTGCTTCCATCGAGGGACCACAAAGTAAAACACCTGATAATTTATTGCGTTTTTCTGTAGGTCTAGAGAATGTAGACGATTTGCTAACTGACTTAGATGAAGCTTTAACTAAAAAAGAATAA
- a CDS encoding amino acid permease, whose protein sequence is MATFNKTDFIIMALGNIIGSGIFLASSLVISIAGAWTPLAYLLGGLIMMMEVAFIIEMTIANPVHGSFKVYAQEVFGDWWGFLIGWMFWVSGVLGMASEVTACAIFMRLWIPNVPLWIGSLVLSLGITFLNFNDLKGLSKIELGLSITKVATLVVFVVIGFAVLLGMPIGNVTQVSRPIPELFQSPAKGLTGMLGAMLLILFAYTGTGIIGIAAVETKKPEQNVPPAARIVTVSIVILYTLSAYFIVSFLPIGLLDETVSPFVQLFTIFKIPYAGDIVNFILLTAALSALNSQVYSSSRMLFSLAKDKQAPKIASYQNKKGVPVTAVAISGIVLLATAMLSYILPETIFIYTVSASGFLALINWMSVSATHYYYRKKIVATAPEKLKYKAPGYPYLSWLCFFLIFIAILSTPLYPDQLPGLYAGVIILALISIVYYIRKSLHRKRDL, encoded by the coding sequence TTGGCGACATTTAATAAAACAGATTTTATCATAATGGCTTTAGGTAATATTATTGGTTCTGGTATTTTCTTGGCTAGCAGCCTTGTAATCAGCATTGCGGGAGCCTGGACCCCCTTAGCCTATTTGTTAGGTGGGCTCATTATGATGATGGAAGTGGCTTTCATAATTGAAATGACAATTGCTAATCCTGTGCATGGTTCTTTTAAGGTCTATGCCCAAGAAGTATTTGGTGATTGGTGGGGATTCTTGATTGGTTGGATGTTTTGGGTCAGTGGTGTATTAGGAATGGCCAGTGAAGTGACTGCTTGCGCAATTTTCATGCGTTTGTGGATACCTAACGTCCCTTTATGGATAGGCAGCTTAGTTCTTTCCTTGGGAATTACATTTTTAAACTTTAACGATCTAAAAGGGTTAAGCAAAATTGAATTAGGCCTTTCCATAACCAAAGTGGCCACCCTTGTAGTTTTCGTTGTCATTGGCTTTGCTGTTCTATTAGGCATGCCCATTGGGAATGTTACACAAGTAAGTAGGCCTATCCCTGAATTATTCCAATCACCAGCAAAAGGATTGACGGGCATGTTAGGTGCTATGCTCTTAATTCTATTTGCTTATACAGGTACGGGTATTATTGGTATCGCCGCTGTAGAAACAAAAAAACCTGAGCAAAATGTACCTCCTGCCGCTAGAATCGTTACAGTTTCCATTGTAATTCTCTACACACTATCTGCCTACTTCATTGTCAGCTTTCTACCCATAGGATTACTTGATGAGACGGTTAGTCCCTTCGTACAGCTATTTACTATTTTTAAGATTCCTTATGCGGGAGATATTGTCAATTTCATTCTTTTAACAGCTGCTTTATCTGCCCTGAATTCTCAGGTCTATTCCTCATCTCGTATGCTATTTTCCTTAGCTAAAGATAAACAAGCACCTAAAATAGCTAGTTACCAAAATAAAAAAGGAGTGCCCGTAACAGCAGTTGCGATTAGCGGAATCGTTCTTTTAGCTACCGCTATGCTGTCTTATATTTTGCCAGAGACAATCTTCATTTATACGGTTAGTGCCAGTGGATTTTTAGCGCTCATCAATTGGATGAGCGTATCCGCCACCCATTATTACTATCGAAAGAAAATAGTAGCAACAGCACCTGAAAAATTAAAATACAAGGCTCCAGGATACCCTTATCTTTCCTGGCTTTGTTTTTTCTTAATATTTATTGCGATTCTTTCCACACCACTATATCCAGATCAACTTCCTGGTTTGTATGCTGGCGTAATCATCCTAGCCTTAATTAGTATTGTATATTATATTAGAAAATCATTGCATCGTAAGAGAGATCTATGA
- a CDS encoding DNA-3-methyladenine glycosylase produces MEKLKREFYERETLDVARELLGKYLVHNTIGGQTIGKIVEVEAYIGAIDLACHAYNGKYTNRTKVMFGRGGHAYVYLIYGVYYCMNIVTNQENYPEAVLIRALEPIEGIELMETRRKTDKVRNLCSGPGKLCMAMEITKLQNGMDLCDDTMYLLEGEKISPKCILTTPRINIDYAKEAKEYPWRFIIKDNLYVSKGK; encoded by the coding sequence GTGGAAAAATTAAAAAGAGAATTTTATGAGAGGGAAACCTTAGATGTAGCGAGGGAGCTATTAGGGAAATATCTAGTTCATAATACAATTGGTGGCCAAACGATTGGTAAAATTGTAGAAGTAGAGGCCTATATTGGTGCGATTGATCTTGCTTGCCATGCTTATAATGGAAAATACACAAATAGAACGAAAGTTATGTTTGGCCGGGGAGGCCATGCGTATGTTTATTTGATTTATGGTGTTTATTATTGTATGAATATCGTTACCAATCAAGAAAATTATCCTGAAGCCGTGCTAATTAGAGCATTAGAGCCAATCGAAGGAATTGAATTAATGGAGACGCGGCGCAAAACAGATAAAGTCCGCAATCTATGTAGTGGACCTGGAAAACTGTGCATGGCAATGGAAATTACGAAATTGCAAAATGGAATGGATTTGTGTGATGATACCATGTATCTTCTAGAAGGGGAAAAGATTTCTCCTAAATGTATCCTTACCACTCCCCGCATTAATATTGATTATGCGAAGGAGGCAAAAGAATATCCTTGGCGTTTTATCATAAAAGATAACCTCTATGTTTCCAAAGGGAAGTAG
- a CDS encoding TIGR03943 family protein, whose protein sequence is MEPRSPRTDPFNNGAILQSIILLGFIILLGWLDITNQLSLYINPKFIILTELSCYLLIPMFVIQLLSALLPTPHSNEQKCHHHSGAWRFFPFLAVLIIAFAVPDNTLNANLVNNKGLNTQINVLSDSTQDVPRPLAPELKPLSLIKVTNLNYTEVISEINGFPKDYIGKKVMITGFVFRNPELAKNQISLVRYVVMCCTADSLPYGVMCEGANVENYPDGTWLSIEGVIQMSTYENKNVPAVKITSLQPINEPKEPYVYPYN, encoded by the coding sequence TTGGAACCTAGATCGCCGAGAACTGACCCTTTTAACAATGGCGCAATTTTGCAGTCCATTATTCTTTTGGGATTCATTATCTTATTAGGGTGGCTTGATATTACAAACCAATTATCCTTATATATCAACCCCAAATTTATCATATTAACTGAGTTATCTTGTTATTTACTAATTCCAATGTTTGTCATACAACTACTAAGCGCCTTACTACCTACACCACATAGTAATGAACAGAAATGCCACCATCATTCTGGTGCATGGAGATTTTTCCCTTTTCTAGCTGTTCTTATCATTGCTTTTGCAGTGCCTGATAATACACTGAATGCAAATCTTGTCAACAATAAAGGACTCAATACCCAAATCAATGTGCTATCTGATTCTACTCAGGATGTTCCCCGCCCTTTAGCTCCCGAACTTAAGCCGCTAAGCCTTATTAAGGTTACCAACCTCAACTATACAGAGGTTATCTCTGAAATTAATGGCTTTCCCAAGGATTACATTGGAAAAAAAGTGATGATTACAGGTTTTGTTTTTAGAAATCCAGAGCTGGCTAAAAATCAGATTTCCCTCGTACGTTATGTTGTTATGTGCTGCACTGCCGATTCCCTGCCCTATGGAGTTATGTGTGAAGGGGCCAACGTAGAGAATTATCCAGATGGAACCTGGTTATCGATTGAAGGTGTCATTCAAATGAGCACGTATGAAAATAAAAATGTCCCTGCAGTGAAAATAACCTCTCTACAACCTATAAACGAGCCAAAAGAACCTTATGTCTATCCCTATAATTAA
- a CDS encoding permease produces the protein MDLIVSIISSTVSTVMSWNDFINFKIILLSIVIEAFPFLILSVMVSAMLSHFVSESRIRSMLPKNKFLSLIMACFLGILFPVCDCGMVPIVRRLVLKGVPLPTAIVFMLAAPIINPIVGAATAFAFRNHIEVVFLRLGAAFFVALFAGLFINFFFIGNQLKKAGEIHSHTHGCCHDTTDNHLIEPSFLNKIIFTFRDASNEFFEMGKFLLIGAMLGSLSQILLPHAMLLTLGQNSFLSTGFMMLFAFFISVCSSADAFIAASFSTSFSLGSLITFMVLGPMIDLKNLLMLLYTFRTRFVIWLTLMIILLCSSAAYVINHL, from the coding sequence TTGGATCTCATAGTGTCAATAATTTCTTCAACGGTATCAACTGTTATGAGTTGGAATGATTTTATTAACTTTAAGATAATCTTACTTAGCATTGTTATTGAAGCTTTTCCTTTTTTGATACTTAGCGTTATGGTCTCTGCAATGTTAAGTCATTTTGTTTCCGAAAGCAGAATTCGCAGTATGTTACCCAAAAATAAATTTTTGAGTCTTATCATGGCTTGCTTTCTTGGCATTCTCTTTCCTGTTTGCGATTGTGGAATGGTTCCCATTGTTAGACGCTTAGTTTTAAAGGGAGTTCCCTTACCTACAGCTATTGTTTTTATGTTGGCCGCTCCCATTATAAATCCGATTGTCGGAGCCGCGACAGCATTTGCTTTTCGAAATCATATTGAGGTAGTTTTTCTAAGGCTAGGAGCAGCTTTCTTTGTTGCTTTGTTTGCTGGACTCTTTATCAATTTTTTCTTTATCGGTAATCAGCTGAAAAAGGCTGGCGAAATCCACTCTCATACCCATGGATGCTGCCATGATACAACTGATAACCATCTTATTGAGCCTTCTTTTCTTAATAAAATTATTTTTACATTTCGAGATGCTAGCAACGAGTTTTTTGAAATGGGAAAATTTCTACTCATAGGTGCTATGCTTGGATCCTTATCTCAAATTCTTCTGCCTCACGCCATGCTACTTACACTGGGACAAAATTCCTTCTTATCAACTGGATTCATGATGTTGTTTGCATTTTTCATCTCCGTCTGCTCATCTGCAGATGCTTTTATTGCTGCATCATTTAGCACCAGTTTTTCCTTAGGCTCTCTTATCACCTTTATGGTATTGGGACCGATGATCGATCTTAAAAATCTTCTAATGCTGCTCTATACATTCCGTACAAGATTTGTAATATGGCTAACGCTAATGATTATCCTTTTATGTTCCAGTGCAGCCTATGTTATAAATCATCTCTAA